From Saprospiraceae bacterium, one genomic window encodes:
- the rplL gene encoding 50S ribosomal protein L7/L12 — protein MVDVSALAEQLVNLTVKEVNELASVLKEQYGIEPAAAAVAVAAAPAAGEAAAAVEKTEFDVILKSGGANKLNVIKEVKNILNLGLKEAKDLVDGAPSSLKTGVSKEEANSLKEALTAAGAEIEIK, from the coding sequence ATGGTTGATGTAAGTGCTTTGGCTGAACAACTTGTAAATCTCACAGTAAAAGAGGTTAACGAATTGGCTTCAGTATTAAAAGAACAATACGGTATTGAGCCGGCTGCTGCCGCTGTCGCTGTTGCTGCAGCACCTGCTGCTGGTGAGGCTGCCGCTGCTGTTGAAAAAACAGAGTTTGATGTGATCCTGAAATCAGGAGGAGCAAACAAACTTAACGTTATTAAGGAAGTTAAAAATATCCTTAACTTAGGCTTGAAAGAAGCAAAAGACTTAGTTGATGGAGCTCCGTCTTCACTTAAAACCGGAGTATCTAAAGAAGAAGCAAATTCTTTGAAGGAGGCTTTGACAGCTGCCGGAGCAGAAATTGAAATAAAGTAA
- the secE gene encoding preprotein translocase subunit SecE produces MDKFVLYLKESYNELMDKVTWPTWPNLLDSARVVIVASIIISLIILVMDLVSNGVLDFVYNL; encoded by the coding sequence ATGGACAAGTTTGTATTGTATCTGAAAGAGAGTTATAATGAGTTGATGGACAAAGTAACTTGGCCAACCTGGCCAAACTTGTTGGACAGCGCCCGAGTGGTTATTGTTGCTTCAATTATCATTTCATTGATTATTCTTGTCATGGATTTGGTATCAAATGGAGTGCTTGATTTTGTGTATAACCTATAA
- a CDS encoding tyrosine-type recombinase/integrase yields MDVLKSFLHYLSFEKQFSQHTTQAYETDINQFSNFLPEGLSIENANGVFIRSWMAALAESGNDFKTIKRKLSSLKAFYKYCKLRSIVSANPAVSIKSPKIGKSLPEIIPVTDMKALYRSWELLPQEFEKLRDVLMVILLYETGIRRAELIGLQCDSVNYSRKAIVVLGKGKKVRIIPITNELIDKIQRYLLIRSELFNGMGKEFFLTNSGKPVYPRMVQRIVDRILANYTLVKQRNPHKLRHSFATHLMDSGADIVAIKELLGHSSLNATQIYTHTSMVQLIENYNEFHPRSGSNTK; encoded by the coding sequence TTGGATGTTTTAAAATCTTTTTTACACTACCTTTCTTTTGAGAAACAGTTCTCTCAACATACGACCCAGGCTTACGAGACGGATATAAACCAGTTTTCCAATTTCTTGCCCGAAGGATTGTCCATTGAAAATGCAAACGGAGTCTTTATTCGTTCCTGGATGGCTGCCCTTGCAGAATCCGGAAATGATTTCAAGACCATCAAACGAAAATTATCCTCCCTTAAAGCATTTTACAAATATTGTAAATTGAGGTCGATTGTTTCAGCCAATCCTGCAGTATCCATAAAAAGCCCCAAAATTGGGAAATCCCTGCCAGAAATAATTCCGGTGACTGACATGAAAGCACTTTATAGAAGCTGGGAGCTACTTCCGCAGGAATTTGAAAAATTAAGGGATGTGTTGATGGTGATACTATTGTACGAAACAGGGATCAGAAGAGCTGAGTTAATAGGACTTCAGTGTGATAGTGTCAATTATTCTAGGAAAGCAATAGTTGTTCTTGGCAAAGGAAAAAAAGTCAGAATTATTCCAATCACAAACGAACTAATTGATAAGATCCAACGTTATTTGTTAATAAGATCTGAATTGTTTAATGGAATGGGAAAAGAGTTTTTTTTAACGAATTCAGGAAAGCCTGTGTATCCAAGGATGGTTCAGAGAATTGTGGATAGGATTTTGGCCAATTACACTTTGGTGAAACAACGCAACCCGCATAAGCTAAGACACAGCTTTGCCACTCACCTGATGGATTCTGGAGCTGATATTGTGGCGATCAAAGAGTTGTTAGGCCACTCAAGCTTAAATGCCACACAAATTTATACCCATACCTCAATGGTTCAGCTTATAGAAAACTACAATGAATTTCATCCCAGAAGTGGATCGAATACCAAATGA
- the nusG gene encoding transcription termination/antitermination factor NusG, whose product MSEGKKWYSLRVISGKEKKIRERLIADIQRSGWSEIITQVIVPSEKVYKIRNSKKVILERNILPGYLLVEAESSKFSAEIVQHIANLPDIIHFLGKNNPIPMTQVEANRMLGKVDESQEAGEMMIEPFIVGETVKIIDGPFNDFVGDVKDVNEEKKKLKVIVKIFGRGTEVELNFMQVEKAN is encoded by the coding sequence ATGTCAGAAGGAAAAAAATGGTATTCTCTTCGTGTAATAAGCGGAAAAGAGAAAAAAATTAGGGAAAGACTTATCGCTGACATTCAGCGGTCTGGTTGGTCCGAAATTATTACACAGGTTATCGTGCCTTCTGAAAAAGTGTATAAAATCAGAAACAGCAAGAAAGTTATTTTAGAAAGAAATATACTTCCTGGCTATTTGTTGGTAGAAGCAGAGAGTTCAAAATTTAGTGCAGAAATCGTTCAGCACATTGCCAATCTGCCTGATATTATTCATTTTCTGGGAAAAAATAATCCGATTCCAATGACTCAGGTAGAGGCAAATAGGATGCTTGGAAAAGTAGATGAGTCTCAGGAAGCTGGTGAAATGATGATTGAGCCATTTATTGTTGGCGAAACAGTAAAGATTATTGATGGTCCGTTTAACGATTTTGTTGGAGATGTAAAGGACGTCAATGAGGAAAAGAAAAAATTGAAAGTAATTGTAAAAATATTTGGACGTGGCACCGAAGTTGAGTTAAACTTTATGCAGGTCGAAAAAGCAAATTAA
- the rplK gene encoding 50S ribosomal protein L11, whose product MAKEIETFIKLQVKGGQANPAPPVGPALGSKGVNIMEFCKRFNAKTQDTPGKLLPVVITVFKDKSFDFVVKTPPAAIQLLELSKVAKGSAEPNRKKVGSVSWNQVEEIAKIKMPDLNAFSLESAMRMVAGTARSMGLTVSGTPPWGEEN is encoded by the coding sequence ATGGCTAAGGAAATAGAAACTTTTATTAAACTTCAGGTAAAAGGTGGTCAGGCGAATCCAGCTCCTCCTGTTGGTCCTGCTCTTGGTTCTAAGGGCGTTAACATTATGGAATTTTGCAAGAGATTCAATGCAAAAACCCAAGATACTCCAGGTAAATTATTGCCCGTAGTCATCACTGTTTTTAAAGACAAATCATTTGATTTTGTGGTGAAAACTCCTCCTGCAGCGATTCAGCTCCTTGAGCTCTCTAAGGTTGCCAAAGGATCCGCAGAGCCAAATAGAAAAAAAGTTGGATCAGTTAGTTGGAATCAGGTGGAAGAAATCGCTAAAATCAAAATGCCGGATTTGAATGCTTTTAGTTTGGAGTCTGCTATGCGAATGGTGGCTGGCACAGCAAGAAGCATGGGATTAACAGTATCTGGCACACCTCCATGGGGAGAAGAAAATTAA
- a CDS encoding SusD/RagB family nutrient-binding outer membrane lipoprotein codes for MKQISIKLLMIGLVLVLGSCTKYFEDSNTNPNSPVAVTPAELLPTIQLSLNYCYWGDGSRYLGLFTQHLTGVSRQFVAYNNYTLVGSNVDNMWSHLLYPKVLNNIKELRKFTDPATAYTYLGIADALEAYTLLFLTDCFGDIPYSEALKGLEISQPKFDTQESIFGEINRLISSAKTELGKPKSPTNPGANADLVYAGDPSKWLAFVNTLDARAKLRLAKRSGDYNAVLQAINNGAIAEGNDAKIVYGAASTANGPWFQYNQQRNDIAIGTRYSDLLTQFSDPRSTTYGAPLNENHPILTPDRAMPFLTSTEAAFISAEAKFRTNDKTAAYDDYLRGIKLSFVDANITVDQYNAYIAQTTVANGADNLTLEMIMTQKYIALYLDPEVFADWRRTDIPSLTPNSGTRIPRRLPYPETEVFYNRNCPSPDVVNIYTRVWWDNQ; via the coding sequence ATGAAACAGATATCAATAAAATTATTAATGATTGGACTGGTACTCGTACTTGGTTCGTGTACCAAGTATTTTGAGGATTCCAATACAAATCCCAATTCTCCTGTAGCAGTTACTCCAGCTGAATTATTACCTACGATCCAGCTGTCTCTCAACTATTGTTATTGGGGAGATGGTTCTAGATACCTGGGGTTATTTACTCAGCATTTGACGGGAGTTAGCAGACAATTTGTTGCATACAACAACTATACTTTGGTCGGCAGCAATGTGGACAATATGTGGTCACATTTGCTGTACCCAAAAGTTCTAAATAACATTAAGGAATTGAGGAAATTTACCGATCCCGCAACGGCTTACACGTATCTTGGAATTGCCGATGCATTAGAGGCCTATACTTTATTGTTTCTTACAGATTGTTTTGGAGACATCCCTTATTCAGAAGCCCTGAAGGGGCTTGAAATATCTCAACCTAAATTTGATACCCAGGAAAGTATTTTTGGAGAGATTAACCGCTTAATTAGTTCAGCCAAAACAGAGCTTGGAAAACCGAAGTCACCCACCAATCCAGGCGCAAATGCAGATTTGGTGTATGCTGGAGACCCAAGCAAATGGCTTGCTTTCGTGAATACATTAGATGCAAGGGCTAAACTTAGATTGGCAAAAAGAAGTGGTGATTACAACGCAGTATTACAAGCAATTAACAATGGTGCCATTGCAGAAGGAAATGATGCAAAAATTGTGTATGGAGCTGCTTCTACTGCAAATGGGCCATGGTTTCAATACAATCAGCAAAGGAATGATATAGCCATTGGAACCCGGTACTCAGATTTGCTCACTCAGTTTTCAGATCCAAGAAGTACAACTTACGGTGCTCCTTTGAATGAAAATCACCCAATCTTAACTCCTGACAGAGCCATGCCTTTTTTAACAAGTACGGAAGCTGCATTCATTTCAGCAGAAGCTAAATTTCGAACCAATGATAAAACTGCTGCCTATGATGATTATTTAAGAGGTATCAAATTGTCATTTGTTGATGCAAATATTACTGTTGATCAGTACAATGCCTATATTGCGCAAACCACTGTAGCCAACGGAGCTGATAATTTGACATTAGAAATGATTATGACCCAAAAGTATATTGCATTGTATCTGGATCCTGAAGTATTTGCCGACTGGAGAAGAACTGACATTCCTTCTCTTACTCCAAATTCTGGAACAAGAATTCCAAGAAGACTTCCTTATCCAGAAACCGAAGTATTTTACAACAGGAATTGCCCCTCACCGGATGTGGTAAACATTTATACACGAGTTTGGTGGGACAACCAGTAA
- a CDS encoding 50S ribosomal protein L1, with protein sequence MSKIAKKRQKANSLVDSTKLYNLDEASSLVKEANTAKFDASVDLHIRLGVDPRKPDQAIRGTVTLPNGTGKTKRVLVLCTPDKEAEAKNAGADLVGLDEYLQKIESGWTDIDVIIAMPTVMAKLGKIGRILGPRGLMPNPKTGTVTMDIGAAVNEVKGGKIAFRVDKFGIIHASIGRVSFSSEKIKQNAEELLTAIQKLKPSTSKGTYFKSIAIASTMSPGIKVDPKVIH encoded by the coding sequence ATGTCTAAAATTGCAAAAAAAAGGCAAAAAGCAAACTCGCTGGTAGATTCGACAAAACTCTACAATTTAGATGAAGCATCCTCTTTGGTTAAAGAGGCCAATACTGCAAAATTTGATGCTTCAGTTGATTTGCACATCCGCCTTGGTGTCGATCCAAGGAAACCCGACCAGGCGATTCGAGGTACCGTCACTTTGCCAAATGGCACTGGTAAAACCAAGCGCGTCTTGGTCTTGTGCACACCCGATAAAGAAGCAGAGGCAAAAAACGCAGGTGCAGATCTTGTTGGTTTGGACGAATATCTCCAAAAAATTGAAAGCGGTTGGACGGATATAGACGTTATCATTGCCATGCCTACTGTTATGGCCAAACTGGGTAAAATCGGAAGGATTTTGGGACCAAGAGGATTGATGCCAAACCCCAAGACTGGAACAGTGACGATGGATATAGGTGCTGCTGTCAATGAAGTGAAAGGAGGTAAAATTGCATTTAGGGTAGATAAATTTGGTATCATTCACGCTTCGATAGGCAGGGTTTCATTTTCTTCAGAAAAAATCAAGCAGAATGCCGAAGAATTGTTGACTGCTATCCAAAAATTGAAACCTTCTACTTCGAAAGGAACTTATTTTAAATCCATTGCCATTGCTTCTACCATGAGCCCTGGTATTAAAGTGGACCCTAAAGTTATTCATTAA
- a CDS encoding 30S ribosomal protein S21, translated as MLIIDVRESESIDRALKKYKKKFEQAGTMKELRRRKHFVKPSVLRRSEILKAQFKEAYIAQHEL; from the coding sequence ATGCTCATAATTGACGTAAGAGAATCAGAATCAATCGATAGGGCTCTTAAAAAGTACAAAAAGAAATTTGAACAAGCCGGAACTATGAAGGAGTTGAGAAGAAGGAAACACTTCGTAAAACCATCCGTTCTAAGAAGATCAGAAATCTTAAAAGCTCAATTTAAAGAAGCTTATATTGCCCAGCACGAGTTATAA
- the tuf gene encoding elongation factor Tu: protein MAKETFNRSKPHVNIGTIGHVDHGKTTLTSAITSVLAEQGLAQKKDYDSIDNAPEEKERGITINTAHVEYETKSRHYAHVDCPGHADYVKNMVTGAAQMDGAILVVAATDGPMPQTREHILLARQVGVPKVVVFMNKVDLVDDPEMLELVEMEVRELLDKYQFDGNNAAVIRGSALKALEGEESGKKAIYELMDAVDSQIPEPVRLIDQPFLMPVEDVFSITGRGTVATGRIERGVIKVGEGVELVGMMKPGEKPLTSTITGVEMFRKLLDRGEAGDNAGLLLRGIEKDDIKRGMVICAPGSVKPHMKFKCEVYVLSKDEGGRHTPFFKGYRPQFYFRTTDVTGECQLPAGVEMVMPGDNVSLEVTLLSPIAMEKGLRFAIREGGRTVGAGQVTEIIE, encoded by the coding sequence ATGGCAAAGGAAACTTTCAACCGGTCCAAACCACACGTCAACATAGGCACGATTGGCCATGTTGACCACGGTAAAACAACTTTAACCTCAGCAATTACTTCAGTTTTGGCTGAACAAGGTCTTGCTCAGAAAAAGGATTATGATTCAATCGACAACGCTCCTGAGGAAAAGGAGAGAGGTATTACAATTAATACCGCCCACGTAGAGTACGAAACCAAAAGCAGACATTATGCGCATGTGGATTGTCCAGGTCACGCAGACTATGTAAAAAACATGGTTACGGGAGCGGCCCAAATGGATGGTGCTATTTTGGTAGTTGCTGCTACGGATGGCCCAATGCCACAAACCAGAGAGCACATACTTCTAGCTCGTCAGGTTGGCGTTCCAAAAGTTGTTGTTTTTATGAACAAGGTGGATCTTGTAGATGATCCTGAAATGTTAGAACTTGTTGAAATGGAAGTGAGAGAACTTTTGGACAAATATCAATTTGATGGGAACAATGCTGCCGTGATTAGAGGATCCGCCCTCAAAGCATTGGAAGGAGAAGAATCAGGTAAAAAAGCAATCTACGAATTGATGGATGCCGTTGATTCTCAAATTCCAGAACCCGTGAGACTTATTGATCAACCTTTCCTTATGCCTGTAGAAGATGTTTTTTCTATAACAGGTCGGGGTACAGTTGCAACTGGTAGAATAGAAAGAGGAGTTATCAAGGTTGGAGAAGGTGTGGAATTGGTGGGTATGATGAAACCAGGTGAAAAACCTCTAACATCTACTATAACTGGTGTAGAAATGTTTAGAAAACTTCTTGACAGAGGTGAAGCTGGTGATAATGCAGGACTACTTTTGAGAGGTATTGAAAAAGATGATATCAAAAGAGGAATGGTTATCTGCGCCCCTGGTTCAGTTAAACCACACATGAAATTTAAGTGTGAAGTTTATGTGCTTTCCAAAGACGAAGGTGGTAGACATACTCCATTCTTTAAAGGATATCGTCCGCAGTTTTATTTCAGAACCACAGATGTGACAGGGGAATGCCAGTTGCCAGCTGGTGTTGAAATGGTGATGCCTGGTGATAACGTCTCATTGGAAGTAACTCTTTTAAGCCCGATAGCCATGGAAAAAGGTCTCCGTTTTGCGATCCGCGAAGGTGGACGTACAGTTGGGGCTGGTCAGGTAACAGAAATTATTGAATAA
- a CDS encoding HPF/RaiA family ribosome-associated protein translates to MELRIQAMRVEVDQELILKMESKLKQLESQLSKVKTKIEVYLKTSQFGNLKKKVVEIIVNIAGKSLMFKESGPDFEVAFNLVYQTLKRQIVREKEKLQEKH, encoded by the coding sequence ATGGAACTCAGAATTCAGGCAATGCGCGTAGAAGTTGATCAAGAATTAATTTTGAAAATGGAGTCAAAACTTAAACAGCTTGAAAGTCAACTAAGTAAGGTAAAAACGAAAATTGAGGTTTACCTTAAAACCAGTCAGTTTGGTAATTTAAAGAAAAAGGTAGTTGAAATAATTGTTAACATCGCAGGTAAAAGTTTGATGTTTAAAGAGAGTGGACCCGATTTTGAAGTTGCATTTAATCTTGTCTATCAAACACTTAAAAGGCAGATTGTTAGAGAGAAAGAAAAGCTCCAGGAAAAACACTAA
- the rpoB gene encoding DNA-directed RNA polymerase subunit beta, with amino-acid sequence MSVSIANTNSRIRHNFSKTSLNTSYPDFLEIQLKSFKEFFQLETTPDRRANEGLFKVFKENFPIMDARNIFLLEFLDYYVDPPRYDIDECVQRGLTYSVPLKARLRLSCNDEEHVDFKTIEQDVFLGNIPYMTPKGTFVINGAERVVVSQLHRSPGVFFSQSYHPNGTKIFSARVIPFKGAWMEFATDINMVMYAYIDRKKKFPVTTLLRSIGYDTDKEILALFNLSEEIKATQKGLKSAIGRKLAARVLRRWTEDFVDEDTGELVTLERNEIILERDTILDEDNIKLISEAEVDTIILQREDIEEDYSIIYNTLQKDPSSSEMEAVTHIYRQLRGSDPPDDETARGIIDKLFFSDKRYNLGEVGRYKINNRLNMNVSDDVLVLTKEDIISIVKYLVSLINQKAELDDIDHLSNRRVRTVGEQLFAQFGVGLARMSRTIRERMNVRDNEVFTPIDLINARTLSSVINSFFGTSQLSQFLDQTNPLSEITHKRRISALGPGGLSRERAGFEVRDVHYSHYGRLCTIETPEGPNIGLISTLCVHAKINSMGFLETPYWKVENGKVLINANIKYLSAEEEDYARIAQANVPVNKKGEFQIDQIKGREHGEFPLFEPGDLEFMDVAPNQIVGVSASLIPFLENDDANRALMGSNMQRQAVPLIKPQAPIVGTGLEGKVALDSRMLINAEGEGVVEFVDANRIIIRYDRNDEENLVSFEENIKEYNLTKFSRTNQATCINLKPIVKKGDRVHLGTILSEGYATESGELALGTNLQVAFMPWKGYNFEDAIVISERVIQEDVFTSIHIESFELEVRDTKLGEEELTNDIPNVSEEATKDLDENGIIRIGAHVAEGDILIGKITPKGETDPTPEEKLLRAIFGDKAGDVKDASLKVPPSIDGVVIDKQLYARAKKDKFQKQQEKDLLQRMEDKHEIILNELKIELMDKMLKIVKDQISNGVKSIYGEELVSKGTKFTPASLKKLDFVKVDYANWTKDEEKNNLIARLLHNFNIKVSEEVGRFKREKFNISIGDELPTGVLKLAKVYIAKKRKLKVGDKLAGRHGNKGIVSRIVRVEDMPFLEDGTPVDIVLNPLGVPSRMNLGQIFETVLGWAGKKLGMHFATPIFDGATIQDIDAFIKKAELPEFGQSFLFDGETGDKFHQQATVGVIYMLKLSHMVDDKMHARSIGPYSLITQQPLGGKAQFGGQRFGEMEVWALEAFGAANILRELLTLKSDDIVGRAKTYEAIVKGENLPEPNIPESFNVLIHELRGLVLDVKFES; translated from the coding sequence ATGTCTGTAAGCATAGCTAACACAAATTCAAGAATTAGACATAATTTTTCGAAAACTTCTCTCAACACATCCTATCCGGATTTTTTGGAAATTCAATTAAAGTCATTTAAGGAATTCTTCCAGTTGGAAACAACACCTGACCGAAGAGCCAACGAAGGCTTGTTCAAAGTGTTTAAAGAGAATTTCCCGATCATGGATGCCAGAAATATTTTCCTTCTGGAATTTCTTGATTATTATGTGGATCCTCCAAGATATGATATTGATGAGTGTGTACAAAGAGGGTTGACATACAGTGTTCCTTTAAAAGCAAGATTGAGATTATCTTGCAATGATGAGGAACATGTCGATTTTAAAACCATTGAGCAAGATGTATTTTTGGGGAATATTCCTTACATGACTCCAAAGGGCACTTTTGTTATTAATGGTGCAGAAAGAGTTGTTGTTTCGCAGCTTCACAGATCACCCGGTGTATTTTTTAGCCAGTCATACCATCCAAACGGAACAAAAATATTTTCAGCCAGGGTCATCCCTTTTAAGGGTGCTTGGATGGAATTCGCAACAGATATTAATATGGTCATGTATGCTTACATTGACCGAAAAAAGAAATTTCCAGTCACCACCTTGTTGAGATCCATAGGTTATGATACAGATAAGGAAATTCTGGCGCTTTTCAATTTATCTGAAGAGATAAAAGCCACACAGAAAGGTCTCAAATCGGCTATAGGGAGGAAACTTGCAGCAAGAGTTCTGCGAAGGTGGACTGAGGATTTTGTCGATGAAGATACTGGCGAATTGGTTACTCTTGAAAGAAATGAAATAATTCTGGAAAGAGATACAATTCTGGATGAAGATAATATAAAACTGATTTCTGAAGCTGAGGTGGATACCATAATTCTCCAAAGAGAAGATATAGAAGAGGATTATTCCATTATCTACAATACGCTTCAAAAAGACCCGTCAAGCTCGGAAATGGAGGCCGTTACACATATCTATCGACAATTAAGAGGAAGTGACCCTCCAGATGATGAAACAGCGCGGGGAATTATTGATAAGCTTTTTTTCTCAGATAAAAGATACAACCTTGGAGAAGTTGGTCGATATAAAATTAACAATCGACTAAACATGAATGTCTCTGATGATGTATTGGTGTTGACCAAGGAAGATATTATTTCAATCGTAAAATACCTTGTTTCTCTTATTAATCAAAAGGCAGAATTAGATGATATAGACCATTTGTCCAATAGACGGGTACGAACCGTTGGAGAGCAATTATTTGCTCAGTTTGGTGTTGGATTGGCGAGAATGTCTCGTACCATTCGAGAAAGAATGAATGTAAGGGACAACGAAGTATTTACACCCATTGATCTGATCAATGCCAGGACACTTTCTTCAGTAATTAATTCATTTTTTGGAACGAGTCAATTGAGTCAATTCCTGGATCAAACGAATCCTTTGTCAGAAATTACCCACAAACGAAGAATTTCGGCATTAGGACCAGGAGGACTTTCCAGAGAAAGAGCAGGATTCGAGGTCAGGGATGTGCATTACAGTCATTATGGTAGGCTCTGTACGATAGAGACTCCTGAAGGACCAAATATTGGTTTGATTTCCACTCTTTGTGTGCATGCCAAAATTAATTCGATGGGATTTCTTGAAACCCCATACTGGAAAGTTGAAAATGGTAAAGTCCTCATTAATGCCAATATAAAGTATTTAAGTGCAGAAGAAGAAGACTACGCCAGAATTGCCCAGGCCAATGTCCCAGTAAATAAAAAGGGTGAATTCCAAATTGATCAAATTAAAGGTAGAGAACATGGAGAATTTCCTTTGTTCGAGCCAGGCGATTTGGAATTTATGGACGTTGCCCCCAACCAAATAGTCGGAGTATCCGCCTCGCTTATACCATTCCTTGAGAACGATGATGCCAACAGAGCATTGATGGGTTCTAACATGCAGCGACAGGCAGTGCCTCTCATTAAACCACAGGCACCTATTGTTGGAACTGGTTTAGAGGGCAAAGTGGCACTTGACTCAAGAATGCTCATCAACGCGGAAGGTGAGGGAGTGGTTGAGTTTGTGGATGCCAATCGCATTATTATTCGTTACGATCGCAATGATGAAGAGAATTTAGTTTCATTTGAAGAGAATATTAAAGAATACAATTTAACCAAGTTTTCAAGAACGAATCAGGCGACCTGTATCAATTTGAAACCGATCGTTAAAAAAGGTGATCGGGTTCATCTGGGTACGATTCTGAGCGAGGGTTATGCCACGGAATCTGGAGAACTTGCATTGGGTACCAATCTTCAGGTGGCATTTATGCCATGGAAGGGTTATAATTTTGAAGATGCCATTGTTATTTCTGAAAGAGTCATTCAAGAAGATGTTTTTACTTCCATACATATTGAAAGTTTTGAATTGGAAGTACGGGACACAAAACTTGGGGAGGAAGAATTGACAAATGATATTCCGAATGTAAGTGAAGAAGCTACCAAAGACCTGGATGAAAATGGTATCATCAGAATTGGAGCTCATGTTGCAGAAGGTGATATTTTAATTGGTAAAATCACACCGAAAGGGGAGACTGATCCTACACCTGAAGAAAAATTACTTCGCGCTATTTTTGGTGACAAGGCTGGTGATGTAAAAGATGCATCACTTAAAGTTCCTCCTTCCATTGATGGAGTTGTTATTGATAAACAACTTTATGCAAGAGCGAAAAAAGACAAATTTCAGAAACAGCAAGAAAAAGATTTGCTTCAAAGAATGGAAGATAAGCATGAAATTATCCTCAATGAATTGAAGATCGAATTAATGGATAAAATGCTTAAAATTGTAAAGGATCAGATTTCAAATGGTGTTAAAAGCATTTATGGAGAAGAGTTGGTCTCCAAAGGAACCAAATTTACACCTGCTTCTTTGAAAAAGCTTGATTTTGTAAAAGTTGATTATGCCAACTGGACCAAAGATGAAGAGAAGAATAATTTGATTGCGAGACTTCTTCACAATTTTAACATTAAAGTAAGTGAGGAAGTGGGGAGATTTAAGCGTGAAAAATTCAATATTAGCATTGGAGATGAGTTGCCGACAGGCGTACTCAAACTAGCCAAAGTGTATATTGCCAAAAAGAGGAAACTTAAGGTCGGTGATAAACTGGCTGGAAGACATGGAAACAAAGGAATTGTTTCCAGAATTGTTAGGGTAGAGGATATGCCATTTCTGGAAGATGGAACTCCGGTAGATATTGTACTCAATCCTTTGGGCGTACCTTCTAGGATGAATCTTGGGCAAATATTTGAAACTGTTTTGGGTTGGGCAGGAAAAAAATTAGGGATGCACTTTGCCACTCCCATTTTTGATGGTGCCACCATTCAGGACATTGATGCATTTATTAAGAAAGCTGAGCTTCCTGAATTTGGTCAGTCATTTCTCTTTGATGGTGAGACTGGAGATAAATTCCATCAGCAAGCGACAGTTGGTGTTATCTACATGTTGAAATTGTCTCACATGGTTGACGACAAAATGCACGCCAGATCCATTGGACCATACTCTCTTATTACCCAGCAACCGCTTGGCGGAAAGGCCCAATTTGGAGGTCAAAGATTTGGAGAAATGGAGGTTTGGGCACTTGAAGCATTTGGTGCTGCTAACATTTTGCGGGAATTGCTCACTTTAAAATCAGATGATATTGTTGGTCGGGCAAAAACTTATGAAGCCATTGTAAAAGGTGAAAATCTTCCTGAGCCGAATATTCCGGAATCATTTAATGTTTTGATCCACGAACTCAGAGGTTTGGTGCTTGATGTTAAATTTGAATCTTAA
- a CDS encoding 50S ribosomal protein L10, with amino-acid sequence MTREEKSAAIQQLKDKFSDAQFFYITDSSTLTVEQVNQFRRLCFEKGIEMQVVKNTLAKKALQSIEKNGEFNSVYSVLEGPTSILFTQNAKSPAELLDEFRKKNQKPVLKAAYIDSDVYTGDDQIQVLLKLKSKEDLVGEVIMLLQSPISRVVNALKSGGSTIGGLVKTLQERAESNS; translated from the coding sequence ATGACTAGAGAAGAAAAATCTGCTGCCATTCAGCAATTAAAAGATAAATTTTCGGATGCTCAGTTCTTTTACATCACGGATTCATCTACATTAACGGTTGAGCAAGTCAATCAATTTAGAAGATTGTGTTTTGAAAAAGGAATTGAAATGCAAGTAGTGAAAAATACACTTGCTAAAAAAGCCTTACAAAGTATTGAGAAAAATGGAGAATTTAATTCTGTTTATTCAGTATTAGAAGGGCCCACATCCATCTTATTTACTCAAAACGCGAAATCTCCAGCTGAACTTTTGGATGAGTTCAGAAAGAAGAATCAAAAACCTGTTCTCAAAGCAGCGTATATTGATTCAGATGTTTATACGGGTGATGACCAAATCCAAGTTCTGTTAAAACTTAAATCCAAAGAAGATTTGGTGGGTGAAGTTATCATGTTGCTTCAGTCACCAATCTCAAGAGTCGTTAATGCATTGAAAAGTGGTGGATCGACGATCGGTGGATTGGTAAAAACTTTGCAGGAAAGAGCTGAGTCTAATTCCTAA